From the genome of Stigmatopora nigra isolate UIUO_SnigA chromosome 2, RoL_Snig_1.1, whole genome shotgun sequence:
GACCATATAATTTTGCCCAAGAATTAGCATTCATGTGTTGACTCACTTGTTTGGGTGTTCAATATCATCGATTGTGTCGGGAAGCGGCACGCCACGGGTTTCAGGAAGCATCAAGACCAAACCACCGGCCAGGAATGCCAAGCAGCCTGCAAAGTGAGATACATTGCCGAGGTTAGCGTCTCCGTGGATGCTGGGTAGCCCTCGGCCTTACCAAAGATGATGAGGGGCAGCTCCAACCAGATAACGGCGAGTCGGTAGAGCAGAAAGGGGGCCAAGATGCCACCCACGTCACAGAGTGTCGAACAGACGGACACACCCAAGTTTCTGACGGACAGAAGACTTCACAACCTTAGCACAGATCGAGGATTTGACTAAAGGCTTTTTATCCAGGCAGCCGGACAAAGTGCCTGGTTAATGAAGACAATTATGCGATGAAGATGGTCATACCGTACAAAGGTAGGGTAGAGTTCAGTGTTGACAAAAACGACCATCTCAAAAGTTATGGTGATGCCCAGTCGACCTATGCAAGCGACTGCCGTTTTCAACCAACCTGCCGGTGACAAACAGAATGTTGGCAAAATCGcaaaaaagaaagtaaaaatgttgtttaaaaaaaatggctgttggTGGCACTCACCGTCATGGAGCATGGCAGTGATAAAACAGGCAGCTCCAGCCACAACATTGGCTGCAGCGAAGGGGAGACGCCGGCCCAGTCGCTCGATGGTGAAGAGAATGAGGAAGGCGGCAGGGAATTCGAATAGGGCGGAGATCAGAAAACCGATGTAGACGTTTCCTCCCATGATGCCCAGACGCATAATAAGTCCCTGGTATACTACCGCACTGGTGAACCTGCCACAAGACCGAGAGACACAATCTTGGGCTTTGtgataatgataaaatattgaAGAGACTGAAGAAGGAAGGCAAAAGCTTCAAGACATTTCAagacattttaagacatttcaaGACATTTCAAGACATTTCAAGACATTTCAAGACATTTCAAGACATTTCAAGACATTTCATTCAAGACATTTCAAGACATTTCAAGACATTAACCAATAGAAACTGACCAGTTGTAGCTGAGGATGAAGGTGTGCTTTCTCATTTTGGGTGTTCGGATAAGGTCCAtcaaggaggcggaggaggactCATCGGCATTGTCGTCCGCTAGTGTCTAAGAGGCAGACAAAGCAGAAGTGGATCAAGATTCCATGATTTTACATCTCACTTCAGGGGAAATCTGCCGAGGTCAGACCTCCAGATTTTTAGGCACGGTCCTGTTGTTCTCCTTAGCCATGGCCTCAGTAATGGTCATTGCTTCAGGCTTCCTATTCTGGGATAGAAGCCATCTTGGAGACTCGGGGATGAACCTGACAATGAATAAATATCTCACTCTGGATTTCAGTTACTAGTTCATTCACAAAGTCAATCTCACCAGTAGTAGATGATGAAGAGAAAATAGGGCATGGTGATGACCACCTGCAGCCAACGCCAGTCAGTGATAAAGTAGGCAAGCAAGGGGAGAACCAGAAGGCCCACGCTGAAGAACATCTGGTATATGACGCCCACCGTGCGCCTCGACTCTACGCCCACGATCTCCGTGACTGAAAGGCAACATGACAAATTTCTGGTCAATTGGGGGAAAAGTCATTATTGATattgtgataaaaaaacaagcttCACAAGAGGCACATTGTGTCTTGTTTTGCTCTCAGACTGAGAGTTACCCACTCAGCACGTATCCCGCCATCCAGCCGCCTTTAACGCCGAACCCGAAGAGCACGCGGAATATCAGCATGGACACATAGTTGGGCGACAGTGCCACCAAAATCCCTGCCACGCCGTTGAACACATTGGACATGACGAAGCTCAATTTCCTGCCAAACctatgcagaaaaaaattgtcaagaGGATCCGGAGAACCACACTTGGGTGATGATAACTCACCTGTCGGCCAGGTAACCAATGGCAATGCTTCCCAGAAGAAAACCGATGTTGAGCATGGCCTGGAACATGTCCATCAGCCAGGCGTCAGAGCACACCAGGTCGAACTGCGTACAATCAGAAACACAAGTTCAACAACCATTCCTACAGTTGTTAAGTTTTACAAGGCCCAGATATTGCTattctatgtgtgtgtgggggtagATTAACATAAATGTTAGTGAGATTTATAAATACAgtcatctataaatatataaagtaatAAAGTCGCAAAAACAAGTCTGTATAAACAATGAAATACTGTTAAGATGGAATTAGAAGAGCTACAAGCATACAAATCAAGGCAAAAATAAGGAAGGCATGGCTGTGTCTTGATTACCTCCGTGACAAATGACCGCCTCCCTTCGTAGTCGTACTCCCACCCGTTGGAGCAAGGCTTGGTGGGCATCCCGCTAAGGTCGACTTCTTGCGTATCACAGGTAAGGGTAGCGTTCCAATCTACATCATACTGCTCACAGCTGCTTCGCTGCACCTCGCCCGATGCATTAACCAACAGCGCGGTCAAGCGCCGGGTGTCAGACGGGCTACGGTGGCACTGCAGCCTCCACTGCTCCGCCACACCATCCCTACACCAGTGGTCTGGTGTGAAACCCTGGAAGACGATGCCCACGTAGACACCAGCCCAGGGCATGGACACGAGACAGAAAAGGGCGAAAACTCGCTTCTGGCATCGGCCAAACTTGCCCACTTCTTCCAAGATATCATCAAATGAAGTCATGGCGGCGGACAGTGGCCGGCGGTCCGGCCCGCCTGGGTTTTTAAGCGGACGGGTCGGAGCAAAGTTCACCGGACTGCGCGGCGAAGCGTTAAAGCGTGATTACAGACGTACTCTTGGGGATGTCACATGGCTTCCCTAACTGCTTTTACATAACCAACCAGTGCACCCAGTTCGCACTTTCCAGCACGTGGGTGCAAAAGAGGCATTTAAATAAGGGGGTGTTGGTCATGGTTGACGTGGGGCTGTAGGTGAAGTCTACTGATGTGTGTTGGGAGATTTTCTGTTACTATAACTCAAGAATGAATAAAGGAATTGTTATTAATCTTGCAGCTGGAATGCTTACGTTTCAGTTGTATTGACGATGCTGGACGTCTCATCCAATCTGTGGTTCAGAAGTGTAAGGTTAAAAAAGTTAGTGGAGTAAGACATTGTGAGCCTTCACAAGTTCTGAGTGAACCTTGTGTCAAATCACCAAGGCCTTCATAAGGTATTTATTCAAATTGAGACAAGGAGGTTcttttaaataccaaaaaaaaacaatgtgagaCAACAAAAgcaggatgatgatgattacatctcatttttttgtgctttactCCAGCGCACGGTCATTTTTGTCCTGGTTTCAGAATCGCAAAATATGTGCGAGTCTCTGCAATAATATGTTTCAAACCAATAAactctaaaaataataataataataacaataaatctgTACCAAAAATTTGCGTACCGCCAAGCCAGTCTCTTTCTACCTCACAgttttgaccctaaaacaaaaTTGGTATGACTTGAGTAAATACTGTTTGACAGAAATTGTACTACAtattcatttgtgtattttgaaaTGGCAACATTTAAACACTATTCCtgattaaggaaaaaaatgggttacaGCAGAGTATGAGGGCCACACAATAAAAGATtaaaaaggaaagttgtaaTAATTACAAGATCGAATTCATATTACGATAAATCTCAAAATAGTACAATGTAGTACTAGTATGACTATTCCTGTGATAttacaacttatttttttcttttttgtgtggtATAAAAATGGTGTAAAAAGAGCCATTTATCCATTTAGATTGGGAAACTGCTTTTCCTTTCTCTGAATGGAAAAATGATGTAATGTGAGGTGAAGTGTTGATTTGGAGGACAAAAGGGTCTGTTTGTTTATACATCAACTCATTAGACTATCTGACTATTGGCATGCGTTTAACTCGCGCAACAGTTGTGACAATATGGCTTTGACCAGACAAATGCATTAACATTGACAATCGAGACAAAAAATTCTTAGCAAAAATCAGGCTTAAATCACAGATTGTAGCGTCTGAGAAAGAGGGAGAACATTCAAtttttctaaaacaaaaaaacacccttttCCAGGGTTAGAAATAACTTTTTTATGACTGTAAACAATGCCTTACTTCCCTTTAAAGCCGCAAAACGACTGACCTTCACCGCCTACGTCCTCTCAGCCGAAGTTGGTCGTTTCATCTGCGCTTTTACCGCTTTTGCCGTCTTAAACAATCTGCAAAGAGATGCTCGCTTTGTGATAAAGTGCTAAAGAAATGgcacaattaaaagaaaaaagctggaggaaaagaagaagaaaaagaaaaagcacgACTTTGGCAAAAATGCCAACTAGTCGCACCAGGGGAATCATGCAACCATCTTGTTCGCTTGCAGAGCAAATGTGAGAAACACTTTTAAATAATGaagcaatcaataaataacaagaTGGCTGCTGAAGGGAAGTGGAGGAATTGTCTGTAATGCTGAGGGAGTTTCTATGGCGACATTCACTGAGAAAAAGCGAGCCAGAACTGTTCTTGGGGGGCCAGTTACACCCGTAGGAGGTCCTCGTCGCTATCGTCGTCCTCCCGTTTGGCCTTGGGAGCCTCGTTGGTATTCCGGCGACTCGCCGAGCGCGCTTTAGCGCTCTTCCGCTTTCGTTCGGGCTCGTCCAAGAGGCCGACCAGGTCCTCGTCGCTTTCCTcctgaaaaacatgaaaatcaaGACCAACCACAGGAATGTTACTGTCTGGACAAGATACAAGAAAATAGCCTATTTTTTGGACAATAAGTCATACCTGAGTATAAGACGCACCAGCTAAAGAATCCAaaatgaagggggaaaaaacccaTTTAACTATAAGCTATATTTTGGGTGaggcatatttaaaaaaaaaaaaaaaaaaaaaaggttttcggATAACTATAGCCAATACAGAATAGGCTATTTTTGTTTgcacccgagtataagacgCCCTGgtcaaaaaatgctaaattaaaaggggaaaacatACATAAGTTGCACTATAACCTGCATTTTAAgggaggcattttttttaatttacaaaataaccaaaaataatttttcgGATAACTATAGCCAAAACAACAAGATAAGGACATCTTTAGGATTCATCTAAAAATACTCAACCCACCTGCAAGAAAGCGCTACGATGGACAGATGAAGATTTGACCACTCGCACTCCAGGGACGCTCAGTACCTCATCCTCACTGTCATCTTCCTGCTCATCCAAGGAGAAGGAGCGCAAGCCGTCTGTATTGACCGGCTTGGTCTTGATATGGCCATTGCTGTGGTTGCCATGGCCTTTCTGCGAGGACGAGAAGGACagagaggaggcggaggaggcggcggaAGGAGACTCCTGTTCCTCCATCAGCCACTCCATCTCATCTTCTCCGGCATCTTCATCCATGTTCACCTGAGGACCAACAAggacaatgtttatttacccCAAATCAGGACATTTCTTCAGTTATCAGGAGGACTCACCTTGGAATATTTATAGGAGACCTGGTTGCCTCTCCTACAGCAGCCAGCCACTTTCTGCATCACCTTTTCtctgtaaaaatgtatatttatctaATAAATGTAGTTCTTCACAAAAGCTTGCTTTGTTTTCTTACCTTCTCTCTTGCTTGCGGAACAGCAGTGCCAGTAAACAAACACTGAAAACCGCCATGAGCAGACTCAGCAAAATAGCCGCCGCTTGGCTCCTTCTAGAAAGAGCTGGAAGATCGGCGTCCTGGTCTCCATCTTGCGTTTGAGCATCGGTGGTCCTATGGGATAAAGTCGATTTTCTAAGTCCTGAGAATGAATAGTATTTTTCGATTATTTAACTTACGTAAGGCCACAAACGGCGTCAGTGTGCCAGAGAAAGAGATAGAGGCATCCATCTGTCTCTCTCATGAAGACAGGGATGCCCACGCCGGCCAATGGGCTGCACTTAAACATGATGATGGATGACATCATCTTGCTATCGCGCCCACACGCCGACTCGGAAGGTACGATCACGTCCAGATCGCCACCTGAGGGGGATTGAGACTTGACATTAGACAAGAAATCTGTCACTACAATTGAcagcattatttaaaaaaaaaataattagctgAATGATCATTTTTTGCTGACAACACTTTAtgatgaatttaaataaatcccATGTACATAAATCATTCAAGTTttgactttagttttttttcagatcatAAGAGTAAAAGTCTGGTCGCCATCCTGATAAACAACAAACAATCCAATTGGCACAAACAAACTGATGCTCATCCAaatgtttttcataattttcctatttttctgACAAATAATCTCTAAATGGTCCTGTTGCCAAGGTGATGGTCTGCAGCCAAGTACAGAAGAAGCATTGAAGTCATTTAGTCACCAAGCCAGATTTCTTCTGGGGACATTATGACAGCTATGACGCATGAAGGGATGACTGATTAACCTTTAGGTGATCAAACTGCATAATCGGAGTAGGAAAAGTGTCAATTCACAACTTtggattcaatttttttaaagtgttctcTACTAGTGCAATGAgcaaaaatgaatatgaatataacaagattgaaattgaactattataaggttaaaataaatatattatgaaTGTTACATTATAGATTGTACTATTAAGATTCTATTTGTGAAAGAGTCatttagttgtttatttttctctaacatgaagTTGTTTGATTTTTGGGGCGTCAACTTTTAACCAGCTAAAGTatgtgagcacatttttttgcgtaatattaggagatcaaagtaatatttgaagaaaagtcctaaaaatgatgtgatttttgtgaatcattttggaggtttatgataTTCCTGTCAACATCACTCACAGTCCTCAAATAGACAAAACTCGAGTTCTCCAAATACCTCTGATGTAATATTTTGCCTTGCTGGATGAGCCAATCCGCCTTCTGTATTCTCCATTGAGTTTAACTTGGCAGATGTTGGCTCCAATACACATAGGCAGCGAGGCATTGGTCAGCCCAGACAACTGAATGTGGTAGATGTAAATATCGCCATTGGTGCGCACATCTCCGGAAGCCTGGTGATGACTAAGGTCACATGGTAAAGAGTCAATAAAggtcaagttacaaaaaaagccaaacattTGTTCCTCACCTGAAGTAGACTTCTCCCAGACTGAGTCGTGCACCAGTATTGGGGATCTGAATAGTGCCATTTACTATCTCCACTTCACGTTGCTTGACGGCACAGGCTGAGCGAGtctcccagccaatcacaaagagGCAAGACTCTTTGTCAATActtgaaaagaataaaaatatataaacaaagtcaataaatttaaaaaaaaattaaaaaaactgatttaatgGACCCAAATGGCATGAGTGATACTGTAAAGTGTATTACTTTATAATGGCGTCTTAAGAAGCCAaagtttaactttaaaaaaatgtcttctggCATTAACAGGCTGCTTGAGATATCTTAACTGGAAAGTAAATGAATGGCACTCACTTGTATCCCATATTTTTGTCACATGTCAAGTTCATACCTGATAATGGCTGGGTGTCCAATAGTGGTGCCGCAGGTCAGTTGGATCTCCGTCTTTGCCGCCACGCCATTACCGCAGGTGTTGTCACCGGCCGAATAGCTGACGGAAATCTTGCCGTCTGTGTCCCAAAAAATAGAATCTAAAGCCATTTCTGGGACAAAATTCTCAGCCAACCTCGAAAAATGATGTTAAACTTGAGATTTTTAGACCTACAAGTCAAAATTCAACACATAGcccaatattttttaacatgagAAACCTAAATGACCCTCATATGAAAGACCGTATTCCCAAACAACACATTTCTTCGAACTCTGATAAGGAACGAAACAATTTTTAAACTGTAGACTGTAAACATTATACAACATCAGCATGTCTGCCCAAAACTTTGTTAAACAGTGTCGCGAATGTCATACCTGAAACGACgcaatttctattttgtattAAGCTGTAATGGCCATAATGATTTCCCACCTTTGTAGCTCATTTTCTGAGTGTGAACACGACCCAGCGTTTGGTTGCTTCCGTCCACCGAGTGACGGCAAACCGTGGCGTCCTCGGAACAACCCGGGAGTTGTTTATGAATCCCTTGACACAGGTTGATGTAATATCTGCAGACGCATGATAAAACGGGTCACAAAAATTGACGGCGTCTATTTCCTAAAAGCTACTCACGAGTCGCCCTGGTGGTTGAACTTCCAAGGCTCAGTGAGGGAGGAGAGGTCTCTCAAATTGAAAGTCTTATGCTGGCTAACCAGCGCGCATTCCATTTTCCTTGGAGGACACACTGCATTTGTTTTCCACATAAAGGTGGCCGAGCAACCCGCCGTTTCCGACAGCAGTTGCGGTGAACCGTGTCCCGCCGATGGGTCGCAGGTAAATAAAATAGACGACTGGCGTTTTCCGGACACTAAAAGAGACTTAAATGAGTGCCTTGGTCCACTTTGAAAAAGAATCAAGGCTCACCTGGCCCACAGATGCCCCTCTTGTCATTATCCAGGTCAAAGTTCTCGGTAATAGCGCACCACTTCTTGCCGTCGGTTCTCCCGTCTGTGGTGCATTCGTTGTACGACTTCGACATTAACGTGAAGGGAAAGACACACGCCTTGTTCTCCAATGTCACTATGACACACAGTTGATTTTGATTAATTTCTTGTGATATATCCAAGGTGCAAATGCCATGGGTTACTTACTTGGAGGGCAGGGATCCCCTCCGCCATACTGCATTAGTACCCCCTGCTCCTCGTGCTTGTAGTCCATGGTCATGGCCTTACTGATGCCAAAGGACGCTGCTGATTTACCCGAGGCGGACACCAGGCAAACGGCGCCCCCGTGACAAGTTGGCTCGGATACTGAGCTGCATACGTTGATGAGGTAATTTTTGGAGGAGCTTATCGGGAcctggaaaacaaacaaatgttgtATAGGTTGTGTGATTTGACACTTTTTAGccgggttgggcaaacttttgctTTTTAGGCTACCAATGAGGGCGCTAAATGACCACTCTATTTTGACTGAGAGAGCTGGTAGACGACCCCACCTGTACTTGGCCGCTCAATGCCGACAAGTCAAAAGTGTACTGCAGCTGAGTGTCGGTCAACTTGCATCCGCTGGTGTGGGTGGAATCTGAACACACCACAGGTGTGGCCCATTCAAATATATAAACACAACCTTGCAGCCTCAGCATTCGTGGAGATCCCTGAATGGAAAAATATGGGATTTTACAGAAAAGTAAAAAAGTTTTGAGAGGAAGAAATAATGGACTCACTAGCTCTACGCCTCTCCGGCAGATGAAAATGATGGTTGAGGTGTAGTTCATTGCTGGGTTTGATGCACAAGGGGTTGAGCTGGAGTAAGTGATGGACACTTCACCTGTGGTGCTCATCTGAGGGCCACTTGTCATGTGCCCGATGTCCTTTTTAGAGAAATGTCAAGCTCCTTGTGAGTGgaattttaaatagaatattttaAGTCTAAAATTGGTGACTCACAATTGGAGGCCCATTATCAGGGTCCATACAGACGGTGGCACCGGGTGGGCAGGTGACTCCGGGAATTGGGTTCAGAGGTTGACAAATGTTGATGTAAAAATCCGGGGAATCGTCGTCGTCCTGCTCCACTGCATCGTCTGTATAGGTGGAAAGAAAATGGAGGTTAACGTGGTTGGTTGATTAATCTTAAATGCATCCAAATGAACCTGTAGCAGTGTAGTAGCCAGTAGAGTGGATTAGAGAAGTCAGATCGATCATGGCAGAGCCGTTTCGGACAGAACatgtaacctgaaaatgacaacaaaataaaaaaattgaaataaaaaaacaggggCATCATAAGGTACAATGCAAAATAATTAGCCACTAATAAAGACAATACAAATATGCATTCACTATTTTAGTAGTGTTTTACAACTATGCAAAATTAAGCTACTGTTTATA
Proteins encoded in this window:
- the slc22a2 gene encoding solute carrier family 22 member 2: MTSFDDILEEVGKFGRCQKRVFALFCLVSMPWAGVYVGIVFQGFTPDHWCRDGVAEQWRLQCHRSPSDTRRLTALLVNASGEVQRSSCEQYDVDWNATLTCDTQEVDLSGMPTKPCSNGWEYDYEGRRSFVTEFDLVCSDAWLMDMFQAMLNIGFLLGSIAIGYLADRFGRKLSFVMSNVFNGVAGILVALSPNYVSMLIFRVLFGFGVKGGWMAGYVLITEIVGVESRRTVGVIYQMFFSVGLLVLPLLAYFITDWRWLQVVITMPYFLFIIYYWFIPESPRWLLSQNRKPEAMTITEAMAKENNRTVPKNLETLADDNADESSSASLMDLIRTPKMRKHTFILSYNWFTSAVVYQGLIMRLGIMGGNVYIGFLISALFEFPAAFLILFTIERLGRRLPFAAANVVAGAACFITAMLHDGWLKTAVACIGRLGITITFEMVVFVNTELYPTFVRNLGVSVCSTLCDVGGILAPFLLYRLAVIWLELPLIIFGCLAFLAGGLVLMLPETRGVPLPDTIDDIEHPNKKKQDAMETQQQLSSKLLPNSTISTNQEPASV